In one window of Candidatus Microthrix subdominans DNA:
- a CDS encoding Gfo/Idh/MocA family oxidoreductase: protein MPSRCSTAVASDRSPAGRSDIKGEGPAIGFYGAGLIAMLHGFQLEQSPLPYRMGPIYDTDPKRAERFAEDFGGTAVNDPGEVVVADAVFVCTWTSEHRQLVARCVEAGRAVFCEKPLGVDVNDARAVSALVEGYDRPTMVGLVLRSSPAMLAVRELLAGALSPGEAGSPEGVGAVISVVFRDDQFLPNQGMYGSSWRTDRARAGSGVLLEHSIHDLDLIEWLFGPVRSVSALDTHIAGVDGIEDSVAATFRLAAGGTVSLTSVWHQVLSRPSQRHLEIFCERAMIEVLDDFDGPVNFTGPEADAATISLAGAELTAWLDERGVDTRSAETKFLAALGGESPRLDPGFEHALRAHVIADSAYASIAAGGGAVEVPCMG, encoded by the coding sequence ATGCCCTCGCGCTGCTCGACCGCAGTAGCTTCGGATCGTTCACCAGCGGGGAGGTCGGACATCAAGGGCGAAGGACCAGCGATCGGCTTCTACGGGGCGGGACTGATCGCCATGCTGCACGGGTTTCAGCTGGAACAGAGCCCGCTGCCCTATCGGATGGGTCCGATCTACGACACCGACCCAAAGCGAGCTGAGCGTTTCGCCGAGGATTTCGGAGGTACGGCGGTGAACGACCCCGGCGAGGTCGTCGTCGCCGACGCCGTGTTCGTGTGCACCTGGACCAGCGAGCACCGCCAGTTGGTCGCCCGCTGCGTCGAGGCCGGCCGCGCGGTCTTTTGCGAGAAGCCGCTTGGGGTGGATGTGAATGACGCCCGGGCGGTCTCTGCGCTGGTCGAGGGTTACGACCGTCCGACGATGGTCGGGCTGGTGCTGCGTTCGTCACCGGCGATGCTGGCCGTGCGCGAGCTGCTCGCCGGGGCCCTGTCGCCGGGCGAGGCCGGATCGCCGGAGGGCGTGGGGGCCGTGATCTCGGTGGTGTTTCGAGACGATCAGTTTCTGCCAAACCAGGGCATGTACGGGTCCAGCTGGAGGACCGACCGGGCCAGGGCCGGCTCGGGCGTGCTGTTGGAGCATTCGATCCACGATCTGGACCTGATCGAGTGGCTGTTCGGTCCGGTGCGATCCGTCTCGGCGCTCGACACCCACATCGCCGGGGTGGATGGCATCGAGGACTCGGTGGCGGCCACCTTCCGCCTCGCCGCCGGTGGGACGGTGTCACTGACGTCGGTCTGGCACCAGGTGCTCAGCCGGCCGTCCCAGCGCCACCTGGAGATCTTCTGTGAACGGGCGATGATCGAGGTGCTCGACGACTTCGACGGCCCGGTGAACTTCACCGGCCCCGAGGCCGATGCAGCGACGATCTCGCTGGCGGGTGCCGAGCTGACGGCGTGGTTGGACGAGCGGGGGGTCGACACCCGCAGCGCCGAGACCAAGTTTCTCGCTGCCCTCGGCGGGGAATCGCCACGGCTCGACCCCGGGTTTGAACACGCACTGCGCGCCCACGTCATCGCCGACTCCGCCTACGCGTCGATCGCTGCCGGTGGCGGGGCGGTCGAAGTGCCCTGCATGGGCTGA
- a CDS encoding aspartate aminotransferase family protein, with product MSAYPYADRFPVNRTLPEQGRDPGEIIDELRTLATEEDSFWEDGKVSGTMYCGDHDHYEFLNEAFGLFAHVNALQRDICPSATRFEGEIIAMTLDLFHAEAVTDGTPVGIVTSGGTASIAHAILAYREAGRARGITNPNIVKAETAHPAFGKAAQLFGLEDRTVPIDPVSTKADMDALRAQIDENTVAIIGSACNYGYGTIDPIGEMSELAVERGIGLHVDGCLGGFILPFGQDLGYPFEVFDYRLPGVTSMSSDTHKYGYGLKGSSVVTFRDTALRRGQYFYETEWTGGKYCSPSMDGSRSGGLLAATWASMVKLGREGYLKYAKEIFGTADKMIAAVRSHPELRIMGDPTFLFSFTSDEFDIYHVNDCMKLRGWRFNGQQYPNAIHMAVTRPQTQEGVAEAFAADLAEAVEYAKEHKDGEPDSAAIYGGIPGGMTSDVDEFIRDIMANMMDEQQGVPPVS from the coding sequence ATGAGCGCCTACCCATACGCCGATCGATTCCCCGTCAACCGCACGCTGCCCGAGCAGGGTCGCGATCCGGGCGAGATCATCGATGAGTTGCGCACCTTGGCCACCGAGGAGGACTCCTTCTGGGAGGACGGCAAGGTGTCGGGCACGATGTACTGCGGCGACCACGACCACTACGAGTTTCTCAACGAGGCGTTCGGCCTGTTCGCCCACGTGAATGCGCTGCAGCGCGATATCTGCCCGTCGGCCACCCGCTTCGAGGGCGAGATCATCGCGATGACCCTCGACCTGTTTCACGCCGAGGCGGTCACCGACGGCACGCCCGTTGGCATCGTCACCTCGGGTGGCACCGCGTCGATCGCCCACGCGATCCTGGCGTACCGGGAGGCCGGTCGGGCGCGTGGCATCACCAACCCCAACATCGTGAAGGCCGAGACGGCGCACCCGGCCTTTGGCAAGGCGGCTCAGCTGTTCGGTCTCGAGGACCGCACCGTGCCGATCGACCCGGTGAGCACCAAGGCCGACATGGATGCGCTGCGCGCCCAGATCGACGAGAACACCGTGGCGATCATCGGTTCGGCCTGCAACTACGGCTACGGCACGATCGACCCGATCGGCGAGATGTCCGAGTTGGCGGTCGAGCGCGGCATCGGCCTGCACGTCGACGGCTGCCTGGGTGGGTTCATCCTGCCGTTCGGTCAGGATCTGGGCTACCCGTTCGAGGTGTTCGACTACCGCCTGCCGGGCGTGACGTCGATGAGCTCGGACACCCACAAGTACGGCTACGGGCTGAAGGGCTCTTCGGTGGTGACCTTCCGCGACACGGCGCTGCGGCGGGGCCAGTACTTCTACGAGACCGAGTGGACCGGTGGAAAGTACTGCTCGCCGTCGATGGACGGGTCGCGCAGCGGTGGCCTGCTGGCCGCCACCTGGGCGTCGATGGTGAAGCTGGGGCGCGAGGGCTACCTGAAGTACGCCAAGGAGATCTTCGGGACGGCCGACAAGATGATCGCAGCGGTGCGCTCGCACCCCGAGCTGAGGATCATGGGCGACCCCACGTTCCTGTTCAGCTTCACCTCCGACGAGTTCGACATCTACCACGTCAACGACTGCATGAAGCTGCGGGGCTGGCGCTTCAACGGCCAGCAGTACCCCAACGCCATCCACATGGCGGTCACACGGCCCCAGACCCAGGAGGGCGTGGCCGAGGCGTTCGCCGCCGACCTGGCCGAGGCGGTGGAGTACGCCAAGGAGCACAAGGACGGCGAACCCGACAGCGCCGCGATCTACGGCGGCATCCCCGGTGGCATGACCAGCGACGTTGACGAGTTCATCCGCGACATCATGGCCAACATGATGGACGAGCAGCAGGGCGTCCCCCCGGTCTCGTGA